One Clostridium sp. CM027 genomic window carries:
- a CDS encoding DUF3006 domain-containing protein has product MKIIIDRFVGCYAVCEKEDRSMIDIKRIKLPHSAKEGDVLSIDNGLITIDTMETKKRIREIEKLTEDLWE; this is encoded by the coding sequence ATGAAAATAATAATAGATAGATTTGTTGGCTGTTATGCAGTATGTGAAAAAGAAGATAGAAGTATGATTGATATTAAAAGGATTAAATTACCTCATAGCGCTAAAGAAGGAGACGTACTTAGTATTGATAATGGTTTGATTACTATTGATACAATGGAAACTAAAAAAAGAATCAGAGAAATTGAAAAATTAACTGAAGATTTATGGGAATAG
- a CDS encoding Rrf2 family transcriptional regulator, with amino-acid sequence MNISTKGRYGLRAMVDIAVHSFGDYIPLKVIAERQSISENYLEQVFSVLRKANLVKSARGSQGGYTLSKEASKITVGEVLRTLEGDLDITGDDGGALGVDKTIKVCINTLVWQEVNEQINKVMDSVTLQDLVEKYKSLNDEYILDFII; translated from the coding sequence ATGAATATTTCTACTAAAGGAAGATACGGTTTAAGGGCAATGGTTGATATAGCTGTGCATTCATTTGGAGACTATATACCCTTAAAGGTTATCGCTGAAAGGCAGTCAATCTCAGAAAATTATCTAGAACAAGTGTTCTCAGTACTTAGAAAGGCTAATCTTGTAAAAAGTGCAAGAGGATCCCAGGGTGGTTATACCCTATCAAAAGAAGCATCAAAAATCACAGTAGGTGAAGTTTTAAGAACCCTTGAAGGTGATTTAGATATTACTGGAGATGATGGTGGTGCCTTAGGTGTTGATAAAACCATAAAAGTTTGTATAAACACTCTAGTTTGGCAAGAGGTTAATGAACAAATTAATAAAGTTATGGATTCAGTAACGCTACAAGATCTTGTAGAAAAATATAAAAGTCTAAATGATGAGTATATCTTAGACTTTATAATATAA